The following proteins are encoded in a genomic region of bacterium:
- a CDS encoding DUF262 domain-containing protein, which yields MNTKLKTDITVADICDGFVYNQLEGKGLFGLGGKLTIQPEYQRNYIYADGGGKKEQAVIHSLLKGYPLGLIYFNKVSKDKFEVLDGQQRITSIGRFITNKFAIMDDGNPKNFDSLPADQQALIRNSNLLIYECEGTETEIKKWFETINIAGVPLNDQELLNAIYSGPFVTLAKAEFSNSQNANIQKWSAYVRGSANRQEFLERALDWVSKGDIGSYMSQHRNNNNINQLKTYFNSVIDWVSSVFRDVESEMRGLEWGRLYEQYHSKSYDPAKVSAEVQRLYGDPYVKNRRGVFEYILGGLQDSKLLDVRVFDEATKK from the coding sequence GTGAATACTAAGCTGAAAACCGACATCACCGTTGCCGACATATGCGATGGGTTTGTGTACAACCAACTGGAGGGCAAGGGTCTGTTCGGGCTAGGCGGAAAGCTCACCATTCAGCCGGAGTACCAGCGCAATTACATCTATGCGGATGGTGGAGGCAAGAAAGAGCAAGCGGTCATCCATTCGCTGCTCAAGGGGTATCCGCTGGGCCTGATCTATTTCAACAAAGTCTCGAAGGATAAGTTCGAGGTTTTAGACGGCCAGCAGCGGATCACCAGCATAGGGCGGTTCATCACAAACAAGTTCGCGATCATGGACGACGGCAATCCGAAGAACTTCGACAGCCTGCCCGCCGACCAGCAGGCCCTGATTAGGAACTCGAATTTGCTGATCTACGAGTGCGAGGGCACGGAGACCGAGATCAAGAAGTGGTTCGAGACGATCAACATCGCAGGTGTGCCGCTCAACGACCAGGAGTTGCTGAACGCCATCTACTCCGGCCCGTTTGTGACGCTCGCGAAGGCCGAGTTCAGCAACAGCCAGAACGCGAACATCCAGAAATGGAGCGCCTACGTCAGGGGCAGCGCAAACCGGCAGGAGTTCTTGGAGCGGGCGCTGGACTGGGTGAGCAAGGGCGACATCGGCAGCTACATGAGCCAGCATCGCAACAACAACAATATCAATCAGCTGAAGACTTATTTCAACAGCGTAATCGACTGGGTGTCGAGCGTGTTCAGGGATGTTGAGAGCGAAATGCGGGGACTGGAGTGGGGACGGCTCTACGAGCAATACCATTCCAAGTCCTATGATCCGGCCAAAGTTTCCGCCGAGGTCCAGCGGCTTTATGGCGACCCGTACGTCAAGAACCGTCGCGGCGTCTTCGAATACATTCTCGGCGGCCTTCAAGATTCGAAGCTCTTGGATGTACGGGTGTTTGACGAAGCGACCAAGAAG
- a CDS encoding adenine-specific methyltransferase EcoRI family protein, with protein MQNKSLNRGLGAAKAAKQDEFYTQYVDIQKEVEAYLEFDPDTFRGKVVYCNCDDPFESNFFKYFAANFNKLGLKKLVTTSYDGSTIAGAQLTFGEYDEGNGKRQKPKAIAVEIGEVVDVNGDGATGIEDVKLFLKQNPHTRTRLAEGGDFRSAECVELLKQADIVVTNPPFSLFREYVAQLVEHGKKFLIIGNKNAITYKEIFPLIKDNKLWMGVTPMGTDMLFDVPPKVAKAMLESGKKGSNYRIVNGKVMGRSTSVWFTNLDHGRRHQELPLMTMADNLKFSKHKEIKGKEAYDRYDNYDAIEVPFTDAIPSDYDGAMGVPITFLDKYNPDQFEIVGTTESNDPDNACRTRVYTSSECRDTYRKRFGKPGVYDLNASGVVNGVKVFKRVLIRHRRITQPARGWNK; from the coding sequence ATGCAAAACAAGTCACTGAACCGAGGACTCGGCGCCGCCAAGGCGGCCAAGCAGGACGAGTTCTACACCCAGTACGTCGATATCCAGAAAGAGGTCGAGGCATACTTGGAATTCGACCCCGACACCTTCCGTGGCAAGGTCGTCTACTGCAACTGCGACGACCCCTTCGAGAGCAACTTCTTCAAGTACTTCGCCGCCAATTTCAACAAGCTCGGCCTCAAAAAGCTCGTCACCACCAGCTACGACGGCTCCACCATCGCCGGCGCACAACTCACGTTCGGTGAGTACGACGAGGGCAATGGCAAGCGCCAAAAGCCCAAGGCGATTGCCGTCGAGATCGGGGAAGTGGTGGATGTCAACGGGGATGGCGCTACCGGCATTGAAGATGTCAAACTCTTCCTTAAGCAGAACCCCCACACCCGCACACGCCTCGCGGAAGGCGGAGACTTCCGTAGCGCGGAGTGCGTTGAGTTGCTCAAACAGGCGGACATCGTGGTCACCAACCCGCCTTTCTCTCTCTTCCGTGAGTACGTCGCCCAGCTCGTGGAACACGGGAAGAAGTTCCTGATTATCGGGAACAAGAACGCCATCACGTACAAGGAAATCTTCCCGCTCATCAAGGACAACAAACTGTGGATGGGGGTCACTCCAATGGGGACTGATATGCTTTTCGACGTTCCACCCAAAGTAGCAAAGGCCATGCTTGAGTCCGGCAAGAAGGGGAGCAATTACAGAATCGTCAACGGCAAGGTAATGGGCCGGTCTACTTCGGTTTGGTTCACAAACCTCGACCACGGACGCCGCCACCAAGAGCTACCCCTTATGACCATGGCGGACAATTTGAAGTTCAGCAAGCACAAGGAGATCAAGGGCAAGGAGGCCTACGACAGATACGACAACTACGATGCCATCGAAGTGCCGTTCACCGACGCGATTCCCAGCGACTACGACGGCGCTATGGGCGTACCTATTACCTTCCTTGACAAGTACAACCCGGACCAGTTCGAAATTGTGGGCACTACGGAATCCAACGACCCAGACAATGCCTGTAGGACTCGGGTGTACACCTCCTCGGAGTGCCGGGACACGTATCGGAAGCGATTCGGCAAGCCGGGCGTTTACGACCTCAACGCTTCCGGGGTAGTGAACGGCGTCAAGGTTTTCAAGCGAGTCCTCATCCGCCACCGCCGCATTACCCAGCCTGCAAGAGGGTGGAATAAGTGA
- a CDS encoding N-acetyltransferase, translated as MLVFVPRELYSGPPPDGLFDSAERYFGARLGRAFEGLRRKLTDAWNEPGNRRWSLALDGMETVGFACGTRESDGLRVSLLYLAGRHNNAEGGIRLLDRLVRGESLVLASGATLSPPQGDLGPAMQRAGWHLVPREKRVLLFRDAGLSRPPTVEGHSVRRMRPEDLRALALIQAAAFHNSPDALVHPALADPFESETMLEGCLEGKFGRPFPPGNLVARRRDRLMTGFVVSTVEESKESAPLGFVVSLAVSPNQQGRGLGRLLIAHALTAYASAGFAGSSLQVGASNRGAAALYDSLGYRVTQNEMAYRLDAQGI; from the coding sequence ATGCTGGTTTTCGTTCCCAGAGAGCTCTACTCCGGCCCCCCGCCGGACGGGCTGTTCGATTCGGCGGAGCGCTACTTCGGCGCGCGGCTTGGGCGCGCCTTCGAGGGGCTCCGGCGGAAACTTACGGACGCCTGGAACGAACCCGGGAACCGGCGCTGGTCCCTGGCGCTCGACGGCATGGAAACCGTCGGCTTCGCCTGCGGAACCCGGGAAAGCGACGGCCTCCGGGTGTCCCTTTTGTACCTCGCCGGGCGCCACAACAACGCCGAGGGCGGCATTCGGCTTTTAGACCGGCTGGTGCGGGGGGAAAGCCTCGTTCTGGCCTCGGGGGCGACCCTCAGCCCGCCGCAAGGCGACCTCGGCCCGGCCATGCAGCGCGCCGGCTGGCATCTGGTCCCCCGGGAGAAAAGGGTGCTGCTCTTCCGCGACGCGGGCCTATCCCGACCGCCGACCGTCGAGGGGCACTCCGTCCGCCGTATGCGTCCCGAGGACCTGCGGGCGCTGGCCCTGATCCAGGCCGCGGCCTTCCACAACTCGCCCGATGCCCTCGTCCACCCCGCCCTGGCCGACCCTTTCGAGTCGGAGACGATGCTCGAGGGCTGCCTGGAGGGGAAATTCGGCAGGCCCTTCCCGCCGGGAAACCTGGTGGCCCGGCGGCGGGACCGGCTGATGACCGGCTTCGTCGTCTCCACGGTGGAGGAGAGCAAGGAATCCGCGCCGCTCGGCTTCGTGGTCAGCCTCGCCGTCAGCCCCAACCAACAGGGCAGGGGGCTGGGCCGGTTGCTCATCGCGCACGCCCTCACCGCTTACGCCTCGGCCGGATTCGCCGGCAGCTCCCTGCAGGTCGGCGCCTCCAACCGCGGAGCCGCCGCACTTTACGACTCCCTGGGCTACCGGGTCACGCAAAATGAAATGGCATATCGCCTTGACGCTCAGGGTATTTAG